A single window of Fervidicoccus fontis Kam940 DNA harbors:
- a CDS encoding DUF460 domain-containing protein → MSKTNANICVLGFDISNQMEKLYAIVLICDGKLISKIENGGLEKIIRLAWDYNVKKVATDNIFELAPNVRELKRIISLFPENTEFIQVNLNDEGFEDFRGILKKSGISTFNLTPQKTAYYLAYLAYTGYGTSLIKKQIRTKIIVRKNRSYGPGGMSNNRYKRKVRVTILQITNDIKDVLDKNNFDYELLYRKSGAGIDGAIFTVYTPRSSLIGLIKPRQGTSVSIEIKNDLVISFAFKKEKKEDKPIIVGIDPGLNFGIAILDIEGNLLYLGTKRSGDREEVIELIQSYGSPVIIAADVKPVPDTVKKIASKFNAELFIPEESLSVEVKREMAFNALSGTSDISLDSHMRDAYSAAYNAFKTLSKKLKEVDEYLLRTGLSLSSRKIKQEVIKGKAVSDAIEEELKRILSMERENKVIIDYKAGARDLEKKLNEELEKIKKENILLKAKINKLYEELKNKDKEIKLAKKNVQLVDINSSIERTMSVLKESISELNKQLEAKNLDIKMLEERVKEYEDILDKLVKGEYIPVPIVSSLTKSNLNKLLEYNVNLIYVENPDSYQSDIGILLKNKNIRGILISYQYSENSGIYNLLKENGIPVVSIFEYDYKKIKDIIIIERKVLDKIKEAEEKLKEIEKVKEIEKFEKIFNEYREKRRKDR, encoded by the coding sequence ATGAGCAAAACAAACGCGAATATATGCGTACTTGGTTTTGATATTAGTAACCAAATGGAAAAATTATATGCTATTGTACTTATATGTGATGGCAAACTCATTTCTAAAATTGAAAATGGAGGCCTAGAAAAAATAATAAGATTGGCATGGGACTATAATGTTAAAAAAGTCGCTACAGATAACATTTTTGAATTAGCTCCAAACGTAAGAGAATTAAAAAGGATAATTTCTTTATTCCCCGAAAATACAGAATTCATTCAAGTGAATTTAAATGATGAAGGTTTTGAGGATTTTAGAGGCATTTTGAAAAAGTCCGGCATTTCAACTTTTAATTTAACTCCGCAAAAAACTGCTTATTATCTAGCATATCTTGCTTATACAGGTTATGGCACTTCTTTAATTAAAAAACAGATCAGAACTAAAATAATTGTTAGAAAAAATAGAAGCTATGGACCTGGAGGAATGAGTAACAACAGATATAAGAGAAAAGTTAGAGTTACTATCCTCCAAATAACCAATGATATAAAAGATGTTTTAGACAAGAACAATTTTGATTATGAACTTTTGTATAGAAAATCAGGAGCGGGAATAGATGGTGCGATTTTTACAGTCTATACCCCAAGAAGTAGTTTAATAGGATTGATAAAACCCAGGCAAGGAACAAGTGTTAGTATAGAAATAAAGAATGACCTGGTAATATCCTTCGCTTTTAAAAAGGAGAAGAAAGAAGATAAACCTATTATTGTAGGTATAGATCCTGGACTAAATTTCGGCATTGCAATCTTAGACATAGAAGGAAATTTACTATATTTAGGAACAAAAAGATCTGGAGATAGAGAAGAAGTTATAGAGTTGATTCAAAGCTATGGAAGTCCGGTAATAATTGCTGCAGATGTTAAACCTGTTCCTGATACCGTTAAAAAAATTGCAAGTAAATTTAATGCGGAACTTTTTATACCTGAGGAATCTTTGAGCGTAGAAGTAAAAAGAGAAATGGCATTTAATGCGTTATCAGGAACTAGCGATATATCATTAGATTCTCATATGCGAGACGCATATTCCGCCGCTTACAACGCATTCAAAACGCTTTCTAAAAAATTAAAAGAAGTTGATGAATATCTTTTGAGAACCGGGCTCTCTTTATCTTCTAGAAAAATAAAGCAGGAAGTAATTAAAGGTAAGGCTGTCTCTGATGCCATAGAAGAAGAACTGAAACGGATACTGAGTATGGAAAGAGAAAATAAAGTGATAATAGATTATAAAGCCGGAGCCAGAGATTTAGAAAAGAAATTAAATGAAGAGCTTGAAAAAATAAAAAAAGAAAACATTTTGTTAAAGGCAAAGATTAACAAACTTTACGAAGAACTAAAAAACAAAGATAAGGAAATTAAACTAGCAAAAAAGAATGTTCAGCTGGTTGATATAAATTCTAGCATTGAAAGGACTATGAGTGTTTTAAAAGAATCAATTAGCGAATTAAATAAACAGCTGGAAGCAAAGAATTTAGATATAAAAATGCTCGAAGAAAGGGTAAAGGAATATGAAGATATACTTGACAAGTTAGTTAAAGGAGAATATATACCCGTTCCAATTGTTTCAAGTTTAACGAAAAGCAATCTTAACAAACTACTCGAATATAATGTAAACTTGATTTATGTTGAAAACCCTGATTCTTACCAAAGCGATATTGGAATTCTTTTAAAAAATAAAAATATCCGAGGAATTCTCATCTCATATCAGTATAGCGAAAATAGTGGTATATACAATTTGTTAAAAGAAAATGGTATACCTGTTGTTTCCATATTTGAATACGACTACAAAAAAATTAAAGACATTATTATCATAGAAAGAAAAGTACTGGATAAGATCAAAGAAGCCGAGGAAAAGCTTAAAGAGATAGAGAAAGTTAAAGAGATAGAAAAGTTTGAAAAGATATTCAATGAATATAGGGAAAAGAGGAGAAAAGATAGGTAA
- a CDS encoding RIO1 family regulatory kinase/ATPase, producing the protein MITLKLGELYLKIPNEGFRILIAIESGLHKYEYVPISYIHQKARISSEKMNSILNLLSSLKLIRRQIGSIVGYKLTYLGLNMISLSAIVRKGLVTAIGDLTNVGKESEIYEAIGPGNLRLALKFHMVGRRSFKKTERLRSYVLEQRTSNWFDESKISAQREYKALDILSKYTKYVSEVVGYNRNLVVMKYVEGVELYKIKELKNPETVFLKILEVIDIAYNKVGIVHGDLSEYNIIIKLPDEIPVLIDWPQYFDKNHPNANSYLKRDIYNVCTFFNKKYNSQLNCEEFFIKILKS; encoded by the coding sequence GTGATAACTTTGAAATTGGGAGAATTATATTTGAAAATACCTAATGAAGGGTTTAGAATATTGATTGCGATTGAAAGTGGTCTTCATAAATACGAATATGTTCCAATATCTTATATTCATCAAAAGGCAAGGATTAGTTCTGAAAAAATGAACTCAATTTTAAATCTTCTTTCATCGTTGAAGTTAATAAGAAGGCAAATAGGAAGTATAGTAGGATATAAACTTACATATCTTGGATTAAATATGATTTCACTAAGTGCAATTGTAAGAAAGGGACTAGTAACGGCTATAGGAGATCTTACTAATGTTGGTAAAGAAAGCGAAATTTATGAAGCAATAGGTCCAGGGAACTTAAGACTTGCTTTAAAGTTTCATATGGTTGGAAGGAGGAGTTTTAAAAAAACTGAAAGGCTCAGATCGTATGTTTTAGAGCAGAGGACATCAAACTGGTTCGATGAATCAAAAATAAGCGCACAAAGAGAGTATAAGGCTTTAGACATACTTTCAAAATATACTAAGTACGTAAGTGAGGTAGTTGGATACAACAGAAACCTTGTAGTTATGAAATATGTTGAAGGAGTAGAATTGTATAAAATAAAAGAGCTGAAAAATCCTGAAACTGTTTTTCTCAAAATATTGGAAGTCATCGATATCGCTTATAACAAAGTTGGAATAGTGCACGGCGATCTGAGCGAATATAACATTATAATAAAACTACCCGATGAGATTCCTGTACTCATTGACTGGCCGCAATATTTTGATAAAAATCATCCAAATGCAAACAGCTATTTAAAAAGAGATATTTATAATGTCTGCACTTTTTTTAATAAAAAATATAATTCACAACTTAATTGCGAGGAATTTTTTATAAAAATACTAAAATCCTGA
- a CDS encoding CBS domain-containing protein, producing MISIPVGKVKAENILKKFPYLLPYDKASHARELIREYKIRVLAVANSPNNPKIVGLIKRVNILNISSTKSNLQVNDIMEQPIAIIREDDEVDVILNALLKNNEWYGIVTNSSGEYKGIVGLEDVINYYYKNEPEIFNVEASVLSKKLEYLYEDDEISKAWYKMLEHDYAGFPVVKRDLKVVGSLTQHDLISKGYTRIQLESQTSPRKILVKEAMNVPPICIKQSDKVTNAVDEMVNKNVGRVFIIDDGGKIKGIIDRSDIARLIFEKKIKS from the coding sequence GTGATTTCTATTCCAGTTGGAAAAGTTAAAGCTGAGAACATATTGAAAAAATTTCCATATCTTTTGCCATATGACAAAGCTTCTCATGCTAGAGAGCTGATAAGAGAGTATAAAATAAGGGTCCTGGCTGTTGCGAATTCTCCTAATAATCCAAAAATAGTTGGACTAATAAAAAGAGTTAATATCTTAAATATAAGTTCGACAAAGTCAAATCTTCAGGTTAATGATATAATGGAACAGCCTATTGCTATTATTAGAGAAGATGATGAAGTTGATGTCATCCTTAATGCTTTATTAAAAAACAATGAATGGTATGGGATTGTTACAAACAGCAGTGGAGAATATAAAGGTATTGTCGGTCTAGAAGATGTAATTAATTATTATTACAAAAATGAGCCTGAAATCTTTAATGTTGAGGCCTCGGTGCTTTCAAAAAAATTAGAATATCTCTATGAAGATGACGAGATTTCAAAAGCTTGGTACAAAATGCTAGAACATGATTATGCTGGTTTTCCAGTTGTTAAGAGAGATTTAAAAGTTGTAGGATCTTTGACGCAACATGATTTGATAAGCAAAGGCTATACGAGAATCCAACTTGAATCACAGACCTCACCAAGAAAAATACTTGTAAAAGAAGCTATGAACGTGCCGCCTATATGCATCAAACAAAGCGATAAAGTTACAAATGCTGTAGATGAAATGGTAAATAAAAATGTAGGCAGAGTTTTTATTATTGATGATGGTGGAAAAATAAAAGGAATAATAGACAGATCAGATATCGCTAGACTAATATTTGAAAAGAAAATTAAAAGTTAA
- a CDS encoding CBS domain-containing protein, which produces MACDIKNLLNENVSFLLRTDFPTIDKNQTLTQAFKLMEKYRIDRVVVTENKIPIGIMTKKDVLNKLMVERTRLVSASRLHVSSFYTPNLYHVDERSTVADAGREMKEKKISSVAVMKDDALVGIVIRMDYSKLLSSCEEISSKSFASSLKKVVRFGERITSLREIFLKEDVVYLPVVDPNNYLAGYITVNNIADALLFYQKDTKESLRKVARKEIVVEEVMSRPPLFVYSSDPISKASKLIIEHQSRGVSVIEKDLLIGIIDDNDILRNII; this is translated from the coding sequence ATGGCATGTGATATAAAAAATTTATTAAATGAGAATGTTAGCTTTCTATTGAGAACAGATTTTCCGACTATTGATAAAAATCAAACACTCACGCAAGCTTTCAAATTAATGGAAAAGTATAGAATTGATAGAGTTGTTGTCACGGAAAACAAAATACCAATAGGTATAATGACAAAAAAAGACGTTCTGAATAAGTTAATGGTAGAAAGGACAAGATTAGTTTCTGCATCAAGATTGCATGTTTCGAGCTTTTATACGCCAAATCTATATCATGTTGATGAAAGATCAACAGTAGCCGATGCTGGAAGAGAAATGAAAGAGAAAAAGATCAGTTCAGTTGCAGTAATGAAGGACGATGCTCTAGTGGGTATCGTAATAAGAATGGACTACTCAAAGCTATTGTCAAGCTGTGAAGAAATTTCATCAAAAAGTTTTGCATCTTCTTTGAAAAAAGTTGTTAGATTTGGAGAAAGAATTACAAGTCTAAGAGAAATATTCCTCAAAGAAGATGTAGTATACCTACCAGTAGTTGACCCAAATAATTATTTAGCAGGGTATATAACAGTCAACAATATTGCTGATGCACTTTTATTTTATCAAAAAGACACAAAAGAATCTCTCAGGAAAGTTGCAAGAAAAGAAATTGTGGTAGAAGAAGTAATGAGTAGACCTCCTTTATTCGTATATTCAAGCGATCCGATTTCAAAAGCATCAAAATTAATAATAGAGCATCAGTCAAGAGGAGTTTCAGTAATTGAGAAAGATTTGCTAATTGGAATAATAGATGATAATGATATATTAAGAAACATAATTTGA
- a CDS encoding Mut7-C RNAse domain-containing protein has protein sequence MEKRFIVDCMLGNVARYLRILGYDTLYEIDISDDEIIEKAKKEDRIIITKDNLLWKKALSDGANAFLVKKSYSNTKDILCELKKNGLISLKFSPHNSRCPLCNGKLMISINQPLLKIHKNSEMRVYFVCQSCGNIYWIGKHFKNILKTLEDAEYEANRT, from the coding sequence ATGGAAAAAAGATTTATTGTCGATTGTATGCTCGGAAATGTTGCTAGGTATTTAAGAATATTAGGATATGATACATTGTATGAAATAGATATATCAGATGATGAAATTATCGAAAAAGCAAAAAAGGAAGATAGAATAATAATTACTAAAGACAATCTTTTATGGAAAAAGGCACTTTCAGACGGAGCAAATGCTTTTCTTGTTAAAAAAAGTTATTCTAATACAAAGGACATTCTATGTGAGTTAAAAAAGAACGGGTTAATATCTTTGAAATTCAGTCCGCATAATAGCAGATGCCCATTATGCAATGGGAAGTTAATGATCAGTATAAATCAACCGCTTCTAAAAATACATAAAAATAGCGAAATGAGAGTTTATTTTGTATGTCAATCATGTGGAAATATATATTGGATCGGAAAACATTTTAAAAATATATTGAAAACTTTGGAGGATGCAGAATATGAAGCAAATAGAACCTGA
- a CDS encoding CBS domain-containing protein — translation MDIKRKEYSVKDLMSFNVVTVDPNTSLDEAVRIMLENNIGSVVVVNEKGVLIGILTEKDLITKVIKGKLDLKDLKVKDIMSAPVVYVEPDTPLYEAVALMQSKKIGHLPVVKNGRVVGIIATGDIISIAPEYLELLRIKKKR, via the coding sequence ATGGATATAAAAAGAAAAGAGTATTCAGTTAAAGATTTAATGAGTTTTAATGTTGTTACAGTTGATCCTAATACTTCGTTAGATGAAGCAGTAAGGATTATGCTAGAAAATAATATTGGAAGTGTAGTTGTTGTAAACGAAAAAGGGGTTTTAATTGGAATATTAACAGAAAAAGACTTAATCACAAAAGTGATTAAAGGAAAGCTCGATTTGAAGGATCTTAAGGTGAAAGATATAATGAGTGCTCCAGTCGTATACGTTGAGCCCGATACTCCTCTTTACGAAGCGGTTGCATTAATGCAATCAAAAAAGATAGGTCATCTTCCAGTTGTAAAAAATGGAAGAGTTGTAGGAATTATTGCAACAGGAGATATTATATCAATAGCGCCTGAATATTTGGAGCTACTAAGAATAAAGAAAAAAAGATGA
- a CDS encoding methionine adenosyltransferase — MTKNIYVEEVEWQLPQDMEIELVERKGIGHPDYIADSASEEVSIGLSNYYIEHYGRILHHNVDKVLIVGGQSDPKFRGGRVLHPIYILVSGRATTTVKTDDGIENVPIGTIIMSSVKKWIKNNMRYLDPEEHVIVDYKIGKGSEDLTGIFDRGLSVPHANDTSFGIGFYPYSTLENVVYQTERFLNSPEMKKKIPELGEDIKVMGLRNKKEIDLTIAGAMISKLVDDKDHYINIKEKVVEEVYKYTERLAPEYEIKIFFNTGDSPEKNIFYLTVTGTSAEHGDDGATGRGNRANGLITPMRPMSLEATAGKNPVNHVGKIYNIIAMLASKKIYEELHEEAHVIVQILSQIGRPIDDPLATSIKLTSKTKPITNDMKEEARNIIEQELKEITKYTKLILEKKVQLF, encoded by the coding sequence ATGACAAAAAACATATATGTCGAAGAAGTTGAGTGGCAACTGCCTCAAGATATGGAAATTGAATTAGTCGAAAGAAAAGGTATAGGCCATCCAGATTATATAGCTGATTCTGCTTCTGAAGAGGTTAGCATAGGATTATCGAACTATTATATTGAGCATTACGGTAGAATTCTTCATCACAATGTGGATAAGGTATTAATTGTTGGAGGACAATCAGATCCTAAGTTCAGAGGAGGTCGCGTCCTCCATCCTATATACATATTAGTTTCAGGCAGAGCAACAACTACAGTAAAAACTGACGATGGCATTGAGAACGTCCCAATTGGAACTATTATAATGTCATCAGTAAAAAAATGGATTAAGAACAACATGAGATATTTAGATCCAGAAGAGCACGTCATTGTGGACTATAAAATAGGAAAAGGAAGTGAAGATCTTACAGGGATATTTGATAGAGGACTTAGTGTTCCGCATGCAAATGATACGAGCTTCGGTATAGGATTTTACCCATATTCTACATTGGAAAATGTTGTTTATCAAACCGAAAGGTTCTTAAATAGTCCAGAAATGAAGAAGAAAATTCCAGAACTAGGAGAAGACATTAAGGTAATGGGCTTAAGAAATAAAAAAGAAATCGATTTAACTATCGCAGGAGCTATGATTAGCAAGCTTGTCGACGACAAAGATCATTATATCAATATTAAAGAAAAAGTGGTTGAAGAAGTTTATAAATATACAGAGAGATTGGCACCTGAATATGAAATAAAGATATTCTTTAATACAGGCGATTCTCCTGAAAAGAATATCTTCTATTTAACAGTTACGGGAACGAGCGCAGAGCATGGAGATGATGGCGCAACTGGTAGAGGAAATAGAGCCAACGGGCTTATCACACCGATGAGACCTATGAGCTTAGAAGCAACAGCAGGAAAAAACCCAGTCAATCACGTTGGAAAAATTTACAATATCATCGCTATGCTAGCAAGCAAGAAAATATATGAGGAACTTCATGAAGAGGCTCATGTTATAGTTCAGATATTAAGCCAAATTGGAAGGCCAATCGATGATCCTTTGGCAACTTCTATTAAATTAACATCTAAAACAAAACCGATAACTAATGATATGAAAGAAGAAGCAAGAAACATAATTGAACAAGAACTAAAAGAAATAACAAAATATACGAAATTAATCCTCGAAAAAAAGGTACAACTATTCTAA
- a CDS encoding CBS domain-containing protein, which translates to MGSNYFRSRIEGYRWLRSDGKPSFSTRVYRVEKELERLAKKIFVSVSQTSPVLDAIEKMYTFQEEQLLVLHGESNFSGLVTSENVIDYLGGGELYNIVMDRHGGEIHSALNEQVKTIMIKESPFVYINEKLPDVISSMIKNKTRALPVLYKDNTVYGIITQRDIVMLLAEKRTGVKAGEICSPIISVNSLDPLIVGMKMLVQTSLDSIYVKNEMDQIIGTLDSSGIVQLFGSHEAFKFVKKGYLTEVNSIPIKDVMQFNIERVYKQVDMGDVISKMFNKKLKTVLVTDENDEDIGMITFDDAFFVLALPI; encoded by the coding sequence TTGGGTTCAAATTATTTTAGAAGCAGGATAGAAGGTTATAGATGGCTTAGGAGCGATGGGAAGCCCAGTTTCAGTACAAGGGTATATAGAGTAGAAAAAGAGCTCGAAAGATTAGCAAAGAAAATCTTTGTTAGCGTAAGTCAAACTTCACCTGTTTTAGATGCAATTGAAAAAATGTATACATTTCAAGAAGAGCAATTGTTAGTGCTACATGGAGAGAGTAATTTTTCAGGTTTAGTGACAAGTGAAAACGTTATTGATTATTTAGGTGGGGGGGAGCTTTATAACATTGTCATGGATAGGCATGGTGGGGAAATCCATAGCGCTTTAAATGAGCAAGTCAAAACGATAATGATAAAGGAATCTCCATTTGTATATATCAATGAAAAGCTTCCTGACGTCATATCATCAATGATTAAAAATAAAACAAGAGCTCTACCCGTCTTATATAAAGATAACACAGTATATGGAATAATTACGCAGAGAGATATTGTAATGCTATTGGCAGAAAAGAGGACCGGAGTCAAAGCAGGTGAAATTTGTTCACCTATCATTTCAGTTAATTCTCTTGATCCTCTTATTGTCGGCATGAAAATGCTTGTTCAGACAAGCTTAGATAGCATATATGTAAAAAATGAGATGGATCAGATAATAGGTACTTTAGATTCAAGTGGAATAGTACAGCTTTTCGGTTCACATGAGGCTTTTAAGTTCGTTAAAAAAGGATACTTAACAGAAGTTAATTCTATACCAATAAAAGATGTTATGCAGTTTAATATTGAGAGAGTTTATAAGCAGGTCGATATGGGTGATGTAATAAGTAAAATGTTCAATAAAAAGCTCAAAACTGTTCTTGTAACAGACGAGAATGATGAAGATATTGGCATGATAACATTTGATGACGCTTTTTTTGTTTTAGCCTTGCCTATTTAA
- the rqcH gene encoding ribosome rescue protein RqcH has translation MNIKESMTVIDLIAFLRELEKEKINLKVSNIYHIPQTKRILIKLKDPYFKFLVAEASKKIYFSKYSLPTPEKPSIFALSLRKYLNERVITSIKQIGFDRILKLEFDNDYALYIELLPRGEIILTDPTERIIHASSFKKMRDRKIERNSQYILPPIFEKRPTAEMCIEALSSEGKKGLIKKLGLPHELIDEAIGEVGCENCFEKICNKIEEIMGSLGIDGGYIVHQDDTLIAFYPFNPSVIHKNSKIEKTEKFNDALDKYFYSIDVLRPVALEDEEISRTKASIDKIREDIEKGEQKVKELYEVANRLASFSSYIEEKIKCAREVQKKYGWEKVKERCPGIQKVFQNSGEFTLDLEGKEYKFNIFEDAFTQIGKIFDEAKKLKKKVENAKANLETLELKLKELNLKKHEKEREVKAIARKRDWYEKYIWSFTRNRLLIIAGRDAQQNEAIVKKYLMKNKKSLYFHAEIHGAPSTILLAENEDIKEEDIYDTSVIAASYSKAWKASLKVVDVFWVHSDQVSKTPPAGEYLEKGSFMIYGEKNYVRNVPLKLGIGLQQTADNAYRFFVGSEESVKKNSYPVAIIEPGNIEAQEVANKIYQYIKNLNFESLPSLKELVQIIPGKSNLSFEINH, from the coding sequence ATGAACATAAAAGAATCAATGACAGTTATTGATCTTATTGCATTTTTAAGAGAGCTAGAAAAAGAAAAAATTAACTTAAAAGTTTCTAATATTTATCACATCCCTCAGACTAAGAGAATCTTAATCAAGTTAAAAGATCCTTATTTTAAGTTCCTAGTAGCTGAAGCTTCTAAGAAAATTTATTTTTCTAAGTATTCATTACCAACTCCGGAAAAGCCGAGTATTTTTGCACTTTCGCTTAGGAAGTATTTAAATGAAAGAGTTATTACGAGCATAAAACAGATAGGTTTTGATAGAATTTTAAAACTTGAATTCGATAATGACTACGCTCTATATATCGAACTACTCCCTAGAGGAGAAATCATCTTAACAGATCCTACAGAAAGAATCATTCATGCATCATCATTCAAAAAAATGAGAGATAGAAAAATAGAAAGAAATTCGCAATATATTCTGCCTCCAATTTTTGAGAAAAGGCCTACGGCCGAAATGTGCATCGAAGCTTTATCAAGCGAAGGTAAAAAGGGCTTAATTAAAAAACTTGGGCTTCCACATGAACTTATTGATGAAGCTATAGGAGAAGTTGGTTGCGAAAATTGTTTTGAAAAAATTTGCAATAAAATTGAAGAAATAATGGGTTCTTTAGGAATTGATGGAGGATATATAGTTCATCAAGATGATACGCTTATAGCATTCTATCCTTTTAATCCATCTGTAATTCATAAGAATTCTAAAATTGAAAAAACCGAAAAATTCAATGATGCTCTTGATAAGTATTTTTATAGTATTGATGTTCTGAGACCCGTTGCTTTGGAAGACGAAGAAATTTCAAGAACAAAAGCTAGCATTGATAAGATTAGAGAAGATATTGAAAAAGGTGAGCAAAAGGTAAAAGAGCTATATGAAGTTGCAAACAGATTAGCTTCATTTTCTTCATATATAGAAGAAAAAATTAAATGTGCTAGAGAGGTTCAAAAGAAATACGGTTGGGAAAAAGTAAAGGAAAGATGCCCAGGCATACAAAAAGTTTTTCAAAACAGTGGAGAGTTCACTTTAGATTTAGAGGGAAAAGAATATAAATTCAATATATTTGAAGATGCCTTTACGCAAATTGGTAAAATTTTTGATGAAGCTAAAAAACTAAAGAAAAAAGTTGAAAATGCAAAAGCTAATTTAGAAACACTCGAATTAAAGCTCAAAGAGTTGAACTTAAAAAAGCATGAAAAAGAAAGAGAAGTTAAAGCTATAGCGAGAAAAAGAGATTGGTATGAAAAATACATATGGAGCTTTACAAGAAACAGGTTATTGATTATAGCTGGCAGGGATGCACAGCAAAATGAAGCTATAGTAAAAAAATATCTTATGAAGAACAAAAAATCTCTGTATTTCCATGCAGAAATTCATGGCGCGCCTTCTACGATATTATTAGCAGAAAATGAAGATATTAAAGAAGAGGATATATATGACACATCTGTTATAGCAGCATCTTATTCGAAAGCATGGAAGGCCTCTCTAAAAGTCGTGGACGTATTTTGGGTACATAGTGATCAGGTTTCAAAAACTCCCCCTGCTGGAGAATACCTTGAAAAAGGAAGTTTTATGATATATGGAGAAAAAAATTATGTAAGAAACGTTCCATTAAAACTTGGAATTGGATTGCAACAAACTGCCGATAATGCTTATAGATTTTTTGTTGGAAGCGAAGAATCAGTTAAGAAGAATTCCTATCCAGTAGCTATTATTGAACCGGGAAATATTGAAGCTCAAGAAGTAGCAAATAAAATATATCAATATATTAAGAATTTAAACTTTGAGTCGCTTCCATCGTTAAAAGAACTGGTTCAGATAATACCTGGAAAGTCTAATTTATCTTTTGAAATCAATCATTAA
- a CDS encoding CBS domain-containing protein has product MVVKINDYISSPVISVLPSDTLAYARNLMLRHEISRLLVIDEGKLVGILTSSDLLKALSVPEFSNVSWDKILVRDVMSKNVITIKINSSISDAAALMKKYMIGSLAVIDNNGDVVGLITRTDLIKAYADNYTNNYTVKDYMDKNPPTISPFHPITSVFDKIEEKPYYKVIIVDSGKPVGIITKKDIIFLRKDVFSRQEKYIKRDELLEKGRTGGVRYYIVPLASDIMSTNLVTVYPDEKLPEAAKVMIKNKIGSLVVISESNGLLLGLLTKNEIIDAISKL; this is encoded by the coding sequence ATGGTCGTAAAAATAAATGACTATATAAGTTCTCCTGTTATTTCCGTATTACCTTCTGATACCTTGGCATATGCGAGAAACTTAATGCTTAGACACGAAATAAGCCGGCTCCTTGTTATTGATGAGGGCAAGCTTGTAGGAATTCTCACATCATCCGATCTCTTAAAAGCCTTGAGCGTTCCAGAATTTTCTAACGTATCGTGGGATAAAATTTTAGTTAGAGATGTGATGAGTAAAAATGTTATAACCATAAAAATAAACTCTTCAATTTCAGATGCTGCTGCTCTGATGAAAAAATACATGATTGGTTCACTGGCTGTAATAGACAACAATGGAGATGTCGTCGGATTAATTACGAGAACCGATTTAATCAAAGCATACGCTGACAATTACACAAATAATTATACAGTTAAAGATTATATGGACAAAAATCCGCCAACAATATCACCATTTCATCCAATTACTTCAGTATTTGACAAAATTGAGGAAAAGCCATATTACAAGGTAATCATAGTAGACAGCGGAAAGCCGGTCGGAATCATAACTAAGAAAGATATAATATTTCTAAGAAAGGATGTATTTTCTAGGCAGGAAAAATATATAAAAAGAGACGAGCTTCTAGAAAAAGGAAGAACGGGCGGAGTTAGATATTATATCGTCCCTCTTGCAAGCGATATTATGAGTACAAATTTGGTGACTGTTTATCCAGACGAAAAGCTTCCAGAAGCAGCAAAAGTTATGATAAAAAATAAGATAGGAAGCTTAGTTGTTATAAGCGAATCTAATGGCCTTCTCTTAGGGTTGCTGACGAAAAATGAAATAATAGATGCTATAAGTAAGCTTTGA